The uncultured Fibrobacter sp. genome has a segment encoding these proteins:
- the infC gene encoding translation initiation factor IF-3, producing MPNRQSDGTRINEDIRISPIRLVKEDGEAVIMDTKQALQMAKDAGLDLVEVSPNAKPPVCRIINYGKYKFEQIKKAKAAKAKQHVVKLKEIKMHPKTAENDYLYRIKQAAEFLQDGMKVKLIMQFRGREMAHMDYGKRLMERAKEDLLQYGDLEMDSRVEGNTMLSIYGPKRGAGSAKKQDQAPKPVTEPMAAGEAST from the coding sequence ATGCCGAACAGACAGAGTGACGGAACCCGCATTAACGAAGACATTCGCATTTCCCCGATCCGTCTTGTGAAAGAAGATGGCGAGGCCGTCATCATGGATACCAAACAGGCTCTCCAGATGGCGAAAGACGCCGGACTGGACCTGGTGGAAGTGTCTCCCAATGCTAAGCCGCCTGTATGCCGTATCATTAACTACGGCAAGTACAAGTTTGAACAGATCAAGAAGGCCAAGGCCGCAAAGGCCAAGCAGCACGTGGTGAAGCTTAAGGAAATTAAGATGCACCCGAAGACTGCCGAGAACGACTACCTGTACAGGATCAAGCAGGCCGCCGAGTTCTTGCAGGATGGCATGAAGGTCAAGCTTATTATGCAGTTCCGTGGGCGCGAAATGGCGCACATGGACTACGGCAAACGCCTGATGGAGCGCGCAAAAGAAGACTTGCTCCAGTACGGCGACTTGGAAATGGATTCGCGAGTCGAAGGCAACACAATGCTTTCGATTTACGGTCCTAAACGCGGTGCAGGCTCTGCCAAAAAGCAGGACCAGGCACCAAAGCCCGTAACCGAGCCCATGGCAGCAGGTGAGGCTTCAACTTAA
- the rpmI gene encoding 50S ribosomal protein L35 — translation MPKMKTHSGAKKRFRLTGSGHVKFKRAGMRHILAKMSTKRKRNLRKGALVKKVDVYHVKRLLVVA, via the coding sequence ATGCCTAAGATGAAAACACACAGCGGTGCTAAGAAGCGCTTCCGCCTGACTGGCTCCGGCCACGTCAAGTTCAAGCGTGCTGGCATGCGCCACATTCTTGCCAAGATGTCCACGAAGCGTAAGCGTAACCTGCGTAAGGGCGCTCTCGTTAAGAAAGTCGATGTTTACCATGTCAAGCGTCTGCTTGTCGTTGCATAA
- the rplT gene encoding 50S ribosomal protein L20 yields the protein MPRAKTRVPSRERRKNILKAAKGFYGRRKSNLRLAIDAVAHAGQYAYAHRRDKKGDFRSLWITRLNAAVREYGISYSQFIYKLSKANIQMNRKVLADMAVADPAAFAKVVETVKAA from the coding sequence ATGCCACGCGCTAAAACCAGAGTTCCTTCCCGCGAACGCCGCAAAAACATCCTCAAGGCCGCCAAGGGTTTCTATGGCCGTCGCAAGAGCAACCTTCGCCTTGCTATTGACGCCGTAGCCCACGCCGGTCAGTATGCCTACGCTCACCGCCGTGACAAGAAGGGTGACTTCCGCTCTCTGTGGATCACTCGCTTGAACGCAGCTGTCCGCGAATATGGCATCAGCTACAGCCAGTTCATTTACAAGCTTTCCAAGGCCAACATCCAGATGAACCGCAAGGTTCTCGCCGATATGGCCGTCGCCGACCCGGCAGCATTTGCCAAGGTCGTCGAAACTGTGAAGGCTGCTTAA